The following DNA comes from Cuculus canorus isolate bCucCan1 chromosome 7, bCucCan1.pri, whole genome shotgun sequence.
AATTCTCCATCTTGTTCCCTAATTCACTCTGAAGATGAGAAGAGACTCCATCTCAAATGATCTCACTGCAGCATCAGCTCCAAGCCAAGCAGATAAATGGCCTTGCAAAAAGCTCTCTCAGTCACAAATGGTGTGAATTAGGTCAAGGTTGGGATAATGCAGAGATCAGGAAACAGGGCTTCCACATAAGCCAAAAAGCTAAGTGCTAGTGGCCAGGAGACCAATATATAATGCGCTCTTAAGAAGAGAAGCACATAACTAAGCCATATATTCCCTCACTGGCAGTCAGCTGCACATTGGTGGCTTTAATGATGTTACAAGGTAGAACACAGGAGTATCTATACTCCAGAGAACATCATTAGTGAAGACAAACTACATTTCACGATGCTGCCATTATTTTTGTTAACATCTCACTAATCATTCAATGGTCAGTACTCGTTATTTGCTTAGTGTGAGCAGAGTGGTCAGCTGTGCAAAATCACTCAGATACAGGTGTCCCCAGCCCCATGGAGCCAACAGTGTTTTAATTTGTCTCTGCTGCCAGTGACCACCAGGAGTTTGCATAGCTTTTGGAAGGAGGAATTACTGCCCGTGTCCTTCCTCATCAGGACTTGAAATGGAAGGTGACTTCTGCTGTGATGAATCAAAGATGCTAAGAGATTTCCAAGCAGTGAGGGGTAAAATCCTCTGTCAcctttgcaaagaaagaaggcaaTGATGCTACTCATCTGTCCTTACATACCGGTGAGGGACTTGTCCCCAGACTGCCTATAAAGGTGATAGAAAATAAAGCTCAGTTGCAGGCTGCCGGTCAAGTACAGACAGGCTCTCCAGAGTGTCTGCCTGTGTGCCCAAGGGTTAGCAACAGGCCCAcctgaaatacagagaaacaagACATTGCTCTGCAGGCACTGTTGCTGCTAAAGGTGAATTATGTTGTTAATGGCCTTCACTTGAACACAAGATGACATATTTCCTCTAAGCCTTGAAAAAAGCATTAACCCTTGTTTTCTGAATAAACACAGCCAGGTGGAAGGGGTTTTCCAGTTCTCCAGGTGAGAGGTGCCAGAAACAGACACCAGACCACAGTTCCACAGCCCTCCCATGGACACCTGGGAGAACATAACAGCTCTCATGCTGCAGGAACGCTTCCACCAGTGACTTACACATCCTCCTAGCACCCGGTGTCCATGTGGATCCACACTTAACCCCATAACGGGAAATGGAGATTGGAATACAGTCTCAGTACCTGTTCCTTGTGGCCATACAATGCTCATTTTAACCAAATACTGCGTGGAGGTGGCATCCCCTTGTGGCAAATAATGAGCcaagaaattaggaaaaaagaggCATTCAGAGCTGAATTAATTTCATAGCTGTCTCCTGCAGCCTGGGGATGTGTTAGACTGATTCAGCATTGCTGGTTGGTCCTAGGGTAACCCCACAGCCAGCAAGAGAGGCCCAAAAAGAACTGAGGTAATAATTCAGGCTCCCCCAGTGCTGGGGGGGACCTCAACTGCAGCACCTCCTCAGAGCCGGACATGTGCCCTCAGGTCAGGTGGCAACGCTGCTGTGCCCTTGCAGATCAATTGCacaatgggaaaaaagaaatcaattttcaATGGGGAaaagcagtcattttttttttgtgcgtGTGTGCCTTTACATCACCTCAGGAGCAGCTGACCAACACATGTAacagttttctaaaaatattttgcctaaGGCAcacattcagaaaagaaaaaaaatcagtttgggtaattaaataatttgtcaAAGTTATAAACATCTGTATATGGCTCCTAATGAGGCAACTCATCAACTTCCATGCCACTGGCCAGGAGTGTTCCTGCCAGAGCCCTGGGGGCCCTTCCTCACTGCTGGGACAAGCACTCCTGGCAATGGCCTGTTTCCAGCAGGCCAAGCTGCAGGACAGGTAAAATGTCTGCTCCTGGacaccagctttcctggggaaaGGAAGGCACAGTCCCAAGGCAGAAAAGGGATGCCAAAGTGTGACAAAGCAATTTGTATCCAGTAGCTCACTCATTGCTGGGATTTGAGAGAGGCCAGGGAGCAAGCAAGGTGGCCGGCACAGCCGCAGTGCTCCTGCCACCGTCCTTCAGGGACCAACCCAACAGCAAGCACGGATCTGGTGGCACAGACCGAGGTTACAGCCCCAGACACACTGGACCTCTGTTGCTGACTCTCTGTTCCACTTCTAAATAGCTGCATTAGGGCTCGCTCTGGATATGCACACAGCCTGAAGGCATACATGCTGCGTGCACAGCGTCAGTGCTGCTCCAGCATGGCAGGCTCATGCACAAAACAGACCATACTATTCTGCTGAATTTCACCTGTTTTAAATGACCAACTCAAATTTAACTAAATTATCCTTTTCACCAAAGCAAGGGGGACTGATGGCTGCACTGCACTCAAGAGCCCTCACCTATAAGGGCCATACCCACAACCTTCTCCATCACCCAAGACAAGAAGGCCATGGGTTGTATTTTATTCCCATAAAGTAGCATTGAAAGGCATCCCACTCCCtttcctgctgttctgcagtgctGAAGCAAAAGCAGACTTGTCCAACATGAATGTCCAAAAGATGCACTGAGGAGCAACAGCTTCCAGCACAGTTTTGGAGATTCACTGTTCAGGAGCAGCTGCCTTCCTCTGAGGACCGTACCCTGCCCAACTGCCCCAGAAAGCCACAGGCAGCCTTGCAGCAGGCTTTGAAGGGTGACTACACCACTGGGCACATGGGGCAGGTCCCCTTGCTGGAGAACAGGGCTTAAAAGATTTCAGTactattttcctctttgtttctccCCAAGAACCAAATAATCAAATCTGCTTGCTTTTGATAATAATTTTGAACATGTTTCAAAATTGATGCACCCATGTTTAGCAATTTACTTACCTCAAGGgtcccttctttttctccaggagGCTCCTTTTGTCTTTTGACGCTAATTAAGGAATATCCCTTTCCTTCTACAACTCACAGCTCCATGTCTCAGCTCTGAGTTACTGGTGAGATCCTAGATCACAACAGAGCACAATAATTACCCTCAGGCACCCTTTACAGACTTCTAACGTCCAGGCCAGGTGACTGTACTTGGGAGAAGTAAAATTCCCTTGTAGCTTTTGTTCTCCAGAGGATGCTTCCTACCTTTTTTGTGTCTTATTTTCCAGAGCTATGAAGAACTATTTAGCTTTTACTAGGTTTTTgcccaggaaagcaaaataacttCTCTAAAGTAATTGTTCTACAGAGAGCACACAACGCTTTCTAAACCCAAGTCAGCATATATATGCAAGCTGTTAAATAAGAGACCCAGCCAGTGTTAAAGTAGATGGCAATCAAGATAGGCTGCACCCTGACTAAAAATTCACCTGTGATGTTCAAGGAGGGGTCCTGATGCCCCCTAACAGCAATGTGGAAACATTAGCTGCTCAGCTGCAGGCTTTTATTGCTGATAGATGAACATTAACAGTCATTTCCGCTCACTGGTAAAGGAGAATTCAAATATTACAGGTGACACTATTGTAGTTCATTAAAGTAGTAAGGTGATTTGCTGTTTAGATCAGTGCAGGTGACCCTGTGAACTTGTGAGTGTAGCAGGACCACTGCATGTGTCCACAAGCAGCCAGAAGCCACAGTGATGGCAGTGAATGTACTTCGGGGGAGATGGTTCCTctctttttaacaaaatatgtaaatttaacaactctttttccctttcctgaaCACATGTGGAAATATGAGCTGATAATAAACCTGAAAGTGTTTTCAAATGAATGTTAGAGAGTGGAAAATCATGTTGAATACATCAGATAGAAACTGAGCTTCCTACGTGGTGtgagaggaaagaggaattGTCTCTGGAATATTTGAAGTGAATAGAAGATAACAATCCAGTCCCATGGGACAAATGATCCAGATGCTCTGATTGCACTGTGCCCTCTGACAGAGAGCAAGAATGAACCCCAGTGCAAGGGCCTTGGACATGAATATAGGTATGGTACAAACATCGTGGTACATGTACTATGTGTAGCCAAGAGCAGTATTTGCCACAAAGTGCTGTGGCAGGCTTTGGGGCTATGGAATCTCACAGCCTTCTGATCAGAGGGCTGGTCCTTTTGACCCATTTCCATAGGGAAATTTGCTCTCCAGGTGGTGCATCATGCTCAGAGCCAGGCATGTGCTCCGAGCCTCCTCCCATACCCTGCTCAGGGCTGGTAACCTGCTCACCAAAAGGAAATGGGGTGGCAGCAGTAATGTAGATGAACCAATTGGACTTGCCTGGTTTCTCCCGGCCAATGAATTGCTCCACAGCCCTCAATCAGTGGAGAAGGCAGCTCCCAGGCATCCACTGATGGCTCTGTTAAGACTTAGCTTCtccaggaagggaggaagggaccCAGCACTACCGGAGGCTGTCACTTGTTGGCACATAGAACAgccctgaaaatgaaaaatgggcAGAAAAACCAGCTGCCAGGGACTGTATCCATCTGCTCACCTAGAAGAGCTACCAGCTGCCCTAGAAGATAAGCACTGAATGAGAGACAGATCCGTGAAGCTGTGTGCCAGTGGAGAAGCCCCAGCACAGAATTTTCCTCCTGCCACAGCAGTTCTCGTCCATCCCTGTCCTCTTGCCCTGACTGGCTGCAAGCTGAGCTGCATCCCCTGACCCGTGGCAGCAAAAGTGGTGGCAAAGGGAGACAGTCTGTACCGGTCAGCCCAGGGATCTGCCAGGAGGTGCACCTTTGGCCAAAAGAACAAGATGGACCGTTTCCGGATGATCTTTCAGTACTTCCAGTCCAACTCAGAGTCTGTGATGAACGGGATCTGCGGACTGTTAGCCCTGGCTAGTGTAAAGATGTATACCTCCTTTGATTTCAGCTGCCCCTGCCTGCCACGGTACAACATGGCATATGGCTTGGGGATCATGTTCGTACCCCCCATCGCCCTCTTCCTCTGTGGCCTCATCCTCAACAGACAGTCCctggtgatgctggaggagTGGAGGCGACCGCAGGGGCGCAGAAAGAAGGACCTGGCTGTCATCAGGTGGGCTTTGCGCTGGGATTGGGGtcccctctttcacctcctGCTTAGCTACCTTGCCCCCAAATCTTTGATCGTCctcataattaattttcttctaagctCAGTGCCTAAGACCTTTCCCCATGAGTCTGGAGGGGCAGGGGGTACGGTAATTGCTTTTGCCACAGCAGAAACACAGGGAACACCACATCCCATCGGAGCCCCTCGGCACCAATGGCTGGATTTATGCTGCCACCCTCGGAAAATATGTTGCTGTCTGCACTGTCATGCACACATAAGGCTTCTCCTGGGGCTTACAGGTATGATGAGGCATTTTCACTCAAATATGCAGAAAGAGTGGCATTTCCATCACAATAATTCTTTATTGATAGCTTTGTAGTCTCCCTCTCTTTAGCTGAGTTTTTACTGACTAACAGTGATGGAAGGGATCACATTCAAACTGTTACATACAAAGTTTTACATCATGCACAGAGTGGGgcaagaaaaactgcagaaaaagttattttccaggcagaaactgagctgaaaagaaaacaaagagtgaATGAACAAGACAGGGGAGAGCTGACAAGGATTTGTGCCTGGAAGACATAAGCATACAGTTGAGACAAGCGTATAATGAGACAACTGTGCACCACATTGAATGCAGGCAGCATGCAGAGCACTGGCCCAGATGTCACCAGGAGGCAGCACCAACAAAGAgatcccagagctgcagcagtgctgtggaGACTCCTGGGAGCCATGTCCCTGACTCCAGCAGGGCTGCTTAGTGTTGGGCAGACTGTGTCCAACTAAGGAGAAAGCTCCCAGCATTTTTTTACCcactcatttctctctctcctgccacAGGTACATGTGTTCCTCTATCATGCAGCGAGCCATGGTGGCACCTGTTGTCTGGATCATTGTCACCCTCCTGGATGGAAAATGCCTGATCTGTGCGTTCAGTGGCTCTGTGGATCCAGAGAAGTTTGCAGGCTTTGCCAACACCAGCCTGGTGCAGGTGCAGCAGTTGCTGGCCAAGGTGCCCTGCAAGGATGACGAGCTCATGAGGAACAACACATCTCGCAAGGCAGTGTCCAGATACCTGCGCTGCTGCTCCCAGGTAGGTCACTGCTGGCAGAGCCCCCATGTTGGTGAGGTGCCTGGGGCATGCTTCATCTGCTTCCGCTCTTCCTTGATTTGTCATAGTTTCAACATTGTCAGGCTGGGAACAAGACTGCTCTTTGCTATGCCACCCTCCATGATAATCTCCAGAGTCATTTGGGTagggaaatggaaggaaataaagTATGGTTTAATTAACAGAACTTTGTTTCCAGAGGAACAAGTAACTTCTAAACCCagataataaaaagcaaattgcAAGTAATACAAGTGTTTCCTAAAGTCCTGTCCAGTATCAGAAGACCTTTCTAACTGCTAACCATGCAGACAGGACCCACTTTTTTTAAGGGCAATGCAAGGAGTGCCAGGTCAGGGATGAGGACTGTTGTTTTGATTGAAAACGAGACCTTCCTTCTTACCAAAGGCAGCTGCATGTAGTCTGGGCAGTCTTCATGCTCCTGACAGGACCCCTGGGCCCTAGAGCTGGTGTAGGTGGCCAATGAAGATCTCCCTGGAGATAAGTGAGTATCAAAGGAGAGCACTGAAGTCCACTTCTCCTGGAGTGTTCCTGTGCTTAAAGTAAATGCCTGGCTTCTCCAGGCTAACTTCACAAACAGCTATCCTACTGAACTATTGATGCACAGACAAATGTCCTATACTCACTGGTAGGAGATTACCCCAACCCTCTGAGTGCAGTCTGGGGGTGCTGAACTTCAGGGACAGAGCAAGAACAGGAGTCCAGATATGACACATCTCCCCTCAAGCCACACAAATTCTCTGTCCTGTTGATACAGGCAAACAGCTTGTGCCTGTCCTTGTGCCTGTCTTGCTCCTTTTCCACTGCTTATTTCTTATCACACAGGTACTCGGCTGGAGCATTTTGTTGATCCTTATCATAGCAGCTTTTCTCGCCCGCTGGCTCAGACCTTGCTTCGATCAGGGCACCCTCCTGCAGGCACGTCACTGGAGCAACTACATTGACATCGAGCAAAAGATTTTTGAGGAAACCTGCTGCGAGCACAGCCGGCTCTTCGCTCACAAATGCATCCTCCACTTCTTTGAAAGCATGCGGCAGGAGATCAAACTGCACAGCTTCAGCTTGCGTAGGGAAGGAGACGgggctgaggaagaggaagatcTTCTCCGAGGTGTCACAGATCAGGACCAGGTGAACAAACTTCTGAAAAAGTGGTACTATGAGAAACCTCCTCTGAATGTCAGCCAGGTGACCCAGAGGCATCCCCTGGGGTAAGAGATCCCCTCAGCCCTACACAGGCAGTCCTGGTACCCAGACCAAATACCCCCAGCCCACCAATGTGTATAGGGGGCATTGCAGACACTGAAGGGCACTGCCATAGCTCTGCATAAAGCAAGAACCAGCGGGTAGGTGACAGTGGTGCTCTCATCTTCCTCCAAAATTTAAATCCCAAATCCTTCACTCCAGGGTGTGCCTAGCAAAACCTCCAAAAATAAACTAGCTCTGAAGATCCAAAGGTCCTGGACTCAGTCACTGCTAATTGTCTTTCTCAGTCAAGCACTCTGCATAGCACTTTTGTCATTTAAAGAGTTTGCAGCTCCTTACAGCTGTGGTAAAACCCTCCTGGTTCAAGGAAGGATTTAACCATGGCAGCAACACCCGGCTGTGTACGCAAATGGACTGAAGCAGCAACTTCACAGAGGCTTGAGCAGCTCCTGCATGTTTCAGTGAAACCTGGTTCAGTGTGTTAGTGGTGCTGACACAGAAATGATTTAACTGGCAACTCTTCTATTACCACACCAACATTTTTACTCAAAAAGGTAAAACCACTTCCTACTTCTTCCCATCCACTAAGAGCTCTAGCTgtccccagcccagctgccaAACTGTTCAGCCTCCCTCTAACAACTCATCAATACCTCTATgcattttccaaacaaaatatgGCAATACACTGAAATTCATAGAGCAGCATAAATTTAATTGAAGATACCTCTGGATAAGTGTCCCTGGATTGGGTTGGatgtgcagaaagaaaaggagatggaggCTTTGCTTAACATATCCGGAGTCACACGACTGTGCTGGGAATCAAGTGGCTGCTCTAAGCACTGGCACTAAGCCATGGAAAGGACACCCTGATTCTGCCTGAGAAGTCTGAACACCAACTTTAAACAGTCCCTGTCTAGATTTTAGTACAAACTAATGTATCCAGATGCTTACATCACCCAGTTGGGCATTTTCATTCTTAGTTTCAGAAGTGTTTGAATGTAATCTTATCTCTGAGCCTCTAATGCTAATTACTTTCttacctgctttttttccagcccCTGTTGTAGATGGTGCCAACCATGGTGCTGTTTTGGCTAATATTTCTGTCTGGCATTGCTGTTTGTATGCATTAAACTCTTTACGGCAAACTAACCCGGTGCAGACACATATATTCCTCCAGACTGATGTACACACTGACTCCCGCTTTGTACCTGGGAGTGAGGGGTGCAAGGCAGAGGGGCTGTGAGAAGAGTAGGTAGAGAAGAAACGTCTCCTTGGCTGTGCATGGATAGATGGGGAAAGCAGGTTCTCCAGGAGGAAAGAGTGGGGAAGGGGCAAACAAACCTGCCACCACCTTGTGACTAAACCCAAAATGAGGAGTCAAATTGAAAATGCGTA
Coding sequences within:
- the CALHM3 gene encoding calcium homeostasis modulator protein 3, with product MDRFRMIFQYFQSNSESVMNGICGLLALASVKMYTSFDFSCPCLPRYNMAYGLGIMFVPPIALFLCGLILNRQSLVMLEEWRRPQGRRKKDLAVIRYMCSSIMQRAMVAPVVWIIVTLLDGKCLICAFSGSVDPEKFAGFANTSLVQVQQLLAKVPCKDDELMRNNTSRKAVSRYLRCCSQVLGWSILLILIIAAFLARWLRPCFDQGTLLQARHWSNYIDIEQKIFEETCCEHSRLFAHKCILHFFESMRQEIKLHSFSLRREGDGAEEEEDLLRGVTDQDQVNKLLKKWYYEKPPLNVSQVTQRHPLG